ATTATTCCATTGCGAGGTGAATAAAATATTGGAAGAGCCAATATTTGCAGGTGTAAAAAAAGGCAAGCCGTTTTGTAGTTTAAAATAATTATTCTTAGCATTTTTCCTTAAGCCTTCATCGTTAATATCTGGCAATACTAAGGGGCTACACCAATTACCAACACCTTGAACCGGTAATTGCAGCGTCGGGGAACTAGGCCTAGGCGCCATGTATTTATTTTTAAAAATATTGGTAACCTTATCATTATAAAAACCCCATATATTAACGGCTTCATACTTATACGCCGATGGCCTGGTTTTTAAATCCTCTTCTTTATCTTCGACATTCCAATAAGTGATCAAAGTATCAACCTTTCGATTATTTATTTGAACAGAAATTTTGTTCGTGCCAAAAAACAAATATTTAGCAGGAATAAATATTTCATCTGAAGAATGTTTTGGTGGAATTGACGCAATTATCTTTTTTTGATAATCATTGACTGATATTGTAAAGTTGTCAACATTTATCCCTGAGTTATTGTTCTTTATCTTCAAACTGATGCCATTTTTTCCCCGATCATAGGCACCCACTATTTGAATGGGTTTGATTAATTCAATATTTATCGGGACCCACCAACAAAATTGTCCTTGTTGAATTTGTACAAAAAAAGAATGCCATTGACAACTACCATTCGTAATTGCGGTTAAATGATTATCTGTAATTTGTATATCAGATAATATTTTTTGCGGGTCGTTTAATGAGATAATTTTTGCTTTCGGAAATAGTACAACAAACTTATTGTTCACAGCAGCATTAGAATCGTACACAGCCCTTGTTTGAGCTAGGTACCCCCACTTAATTTTTATACTATATGTTTTTTGAGTAGGCAATAATAATTCAATCTGAGGTTTACCTATTGCATTGAAATTATTTTTCCACGAAATATTTTTCCCGTTTACTTCAACTGCTGAAACATTGGCAGCCTTAGCATTTACCAAAAATTTTAAATTCATTTCTTTCTTAAAAGAAGTATATATTTCATAGTCGTCAATGTTGTCCTCCCTATTGAAAGTATAATTAATATCCGGTAGATTAATTGCAGCTTTTTTCCAAGAAGCCGGAAAACCCGGAACGATAGTCAAAGTATCCATCAATGCATTCGGCCTGATGCCATACAATCCTTCTACTAAAGCTCTTGAGCTAATACCAATTGGATCTGCAAAATCACGAAACAATTCTCCTCTATTTTTGTCATAATAAGATATTTGTTCAAAGTTGCCTGGACTTGAGCCCAAGTACATACTTTCAACAATCATACTCTTAAAAAGTCTGAAAGCCTCTTCGTTTCGACCTCCTTGCCAATAGGCAAGCGCGGTATGGCTCATTTCAGCCATCACTACATTATTTAAACTCCATACATAGGGCATCCAATCGGTGGTGGAAAGCATATAATAATTCCCCTTTAACCCTGGGCATTTGATGGGAATATGAGGGATATGTGTATCTACATAACGCAGCATTTGATAAGCCTGAAATCCATCTGGAACATCAGAATCGATGGAATGATAAATCGTCCATAATGCGGCATCTTTATGCAAAAGTTGCAAACCTAAACGGTCTTTGTATTCCGCGTACCATCCCCTATCAGGCATCCACAGAATACGATTCATAGCCGCTTTTATCTTAGCAGCTTCCACTAGAAATGGTTGAGGCTCGTAACCTAAAGTTTTTGCTATAACAGCTGCCTCTTTATTTGCATAATAATTATAAGCCGAACTGTGGGCTACATCACCACCGCTATATTGCAGTGCATCACTTGCCCAGATACATGCATACGCATCAAATAGCCCATTATTATCCTGGTCAAAATTTCTTTTCTCCCAATCAATATTCCTTTTTATTACCGGCCAGCATTTACGTAAAAAGGCTGTGTCCCCGGTCCACTGAAAATGACGTAACATTTCATCTATATACACCAAATTCATATCATAATGATTGGCTACCAATTTGCCTTTGGGGAGCCTTGTAATATATCCTTCATTATAAATACCGACGCCAATTTTCTCCTTTTGTCTTGCTAAATTAAAATTAGGGTCTGGGAATGTAATTGCCGTATCGGGCGCTGTCAATTGCATTTTATTGTATGCACAAAATTCGGTTTTTGCTCTATCGTGCCATCCCAAATCATCTGCTACATATAAACCTCTCCAACCATTGAGCCACATCCGCCAAGCGACGGCGCCATGCATATAAGCAGGTGATTCCCAAATACCATCGCCGGCAATACTGATATCTCCGCCCAAAGTATTCAAATAAGGATCCGGTGTCTCTATTTTCACCCTATCGGCAATTGCCTGAAAATATTTACAGGTATTATCAAATACTTTTGGCAAACGCTGATAAGTCATTTTATCGGAGCTATCTTTTCTATAGACAGAAAAATATAAAGGGGTATTATCTTCCAATTTATTTTTGGAAACGAATACCGGCGTAAGATTATTCTTCTTTGAATGCCAAATTTCATTAGGAGAATTTAAAGCGTTGGCATCTCCAATTTTTGATGACAAAAAAGAGGGAACAATACCGGTTAGGGTGATGTCCCCCTTCTTGTCATTGAAAAACAAACTAAAACCATATTTTTCAATAGTATATTTATTCCCTTCAGAATGCTTTGCCGTAAGAAAAAAATCAGAACTCGGATCTGCGCCTATATCTCCGTTTCTGGACGGATGCATGCCACTTGCACCGCCATAAACGCAAATCAAAGAAATCTCTTTTTTCATATTAAAAATTTGCACTTTCAGCAACATTCCATCCCTATCATTCATTGCCAAAAGCTGTAAATGAATTTCTGCATTGCCAATAGACTTATCTTTTAGTCGATACAATATTGTTCCAGGCCTATACCGCATTTCTATGGTATCAAAATCGTTGAACCATTTTGAACCCGCACTCGTCATTACACCCAATTTCATATCTCCACCAATTCCGGGCATAAACAATGCAAACTCAGGCAGGTCACCACCTTCAACTCTAAAAGCAGAATGCGTTCCATACAATGCTCTGTTGTATCTCTTATCGCCATTGACAATTACAAAATCATTCCCTTCCGGGTGATAGCGTAATATTCTTATATTATTAGTATTGCCTACTTTATTTTGAACACCTTGTGCATAGGATTTGCAGTTTATCAATAACAGCACCACAAGAAACAATGGCCATATTTGTATTCGATATTTATTGTTACATTTCATGAATTACTGCTACCGTTTTATTTATTTGCATCCACTTCACCAAAAGGAAATGCTTGACTTTTTATATGCGCCGTTGCCATTATTTTTTTCATTTTGTCTACAATTTCAGGATGACTTTTGGCAATATTGTTTGTTTCTCTGGGATCTATTTTTAAATTGTATAATTCAATTGGAGCATTTTTGTCATTCATTACGTTTAAGCGGACTGCTTTCCAATCTCGCATCCTAACAGCCTGCTTACCCCCTTGTTCATGAAACTCCCAATATAAATATTTATGCTGTTTTTGATTTTCGCTGCTCAAAAGTGTAGGTAAAATTGATAAGCCATCTGAATAATTTGGTGCTTGTACATGTGCAATAGCTGCAAAAGTTGGGACAAAGTCCCAGAATGCACCAATATAATTAGAAACAGACCCTGCCTTTATTTTCCCAGGCCAATAAGCAATCATTGGCTCTCGAATACCTCCTTCGTAAACATCACGTTTAATACCGCGCAGTGAACCATTGCTATTAAAGAAATAAGGATCATTTCCCCCTTCCGCATGCGGTCCATTATCGCTTGTAAAAATTACGATGGTATTATTATTTAAGCCTAATGCTTTTAGCCTTTCTATTATCTGTCCAACATATAAATCCAGGCGTGAGACCATGGTTGCATAGGCTGCATGCGGATATGCCTGCGGTTGCAATTTTTTACCATTCCAAACTTTGGGAACAGCAATGGGCTTTTCTTTAAACTGCCTTTTATAATATTCAAAAATACTATCATCCGGCACTTGTAAAGCTGCGTGCGGCAGGGTGTAGGGCAAGTATAAAAAGAAGGGTTTGTTTTTGTACTTATCAATAAACTCCAATGCCTGCTGTTGTATAATTTCAGCAGAATAATATACCTGATGTTGTGGTGTGTTATTATAGTTAATACGTGTATCATTTTCCCATAAATGATCTGGGTAATAATTATGCGCCAAAGTTTGACTGTTATAGCCAAAAAAGACATCAAAGCCTTGCTTTAGCGGGTCTCCCGAAGTATTGATTCCTCCTAAACCCCATTTTCCAAATGCTCCGGTTACATATCCTGCTTCTTGTAATAAACGAGCAATTGAGATTGTGGTATCGGGCAGTGGCCATTGCCCTTCCGGTTTTACAGAAATATTTCCTCTTACGGGTGTGTGACCTGTATGCGTACCAGTCATGAAAGAAGAACGCGAAGGAGAACAAACTGCAGTACCAGCATAAAATTGCGTAAACAACATTCCTTCTTTTGCAAGTTTATCTATGTTGGGCGTTTGTATTAGTTTTTGGCCATAACAGCCGGCATCACCATAGCCCATATCATCTGCTAAAATGAAAATAATATTGGGCTTTGTTTCTCTGCTCGCTTGCGCTTTAGTTGCATTTGAAACAAAGCCTAATAAAAACGAGGTCAATATTATTGCCGATATTTTAATCATAAATATTCAAATTGACTTTTTAAAAAATCAATTATTTGAGGTTTTCAATTAATGGTTTTATATTATTATCTTTAATTCCCTGCACAGCAAGTTTTGCTATTTCAGTGGCTCCAGCTTCCCTTTGATGTGTATTATCTTTGTCTCCATTGGGAAATGCTTTATAAATGTTTGGCCCAAAATTCATAAACAATGCTTTTGATTTTTCTGATCCTAAGTTGCTAACTACTTCTCCATAAGATTTGTCTAAATCTATCAATGGGACATTCAACTCTTTGGCCACCTCTTTTACCTTTTCCGGATAAATACCATGTCCGTCATAATATTTTCCGTCGGGTTTAAAAGAACGCATGGCAATAGGAGTCAACAAAATCGGATGCGCGCCCTTTGCTAAAACATCTTTGACCATCTTTTCTAAATTACGCTTATAGTTCTCGGGAGGTGTATAGCGTTCAGGTTTTCGCTTGTCTTGATCATTGTGCCCAAACTCAATAAATACCCAATCATCTTTTTGTACAGCATCTAAAAGTTTTTGCCATAGGCCTTCTTTGATAAAAGACTTTGTACTACGACCGCCTCTCGCTTCATTGAAAATAGTTACATCCTTATTAAAGAAGCTTGGGAGCATCTGCCCCCAGCCTCTTTGCGGCGTTTTATTAATATTGTAATTCTGCATAGTAGAATCGCCTGCCATAAAAATTCTAATTTTCTTCTTACCCGCAAAGGAAAAAGACATTAAAAGCAGTGTAATTAAAAGTGCCTGATATTTTATTTTTGTCCTCATCATTTTTTATTAATACCCATTATTTTGTGTATATAACCCAGGATAAATATCAATTTGCGTTTGTGGAATTGGATACAATAGATTGTGTGCATCGATTGTTTTATTCTGCCCAGTTGCAGCAAACCAGGCATTCATAACAGGTATTGCTCTATTAGTCCTCAACAGATAAAACCAGTATTGCCCCTCATCTGCAAACTCCAGTCTGTACTCATTTTCCAATGCCAATGCAAAATCGCTTTTAGATGCAGGAGCAATGGGAGGCAATCCGGCACGTGTGCGAATTCTATTCAATATAGCTGTTGCAGTGGCAGTAGGTCCACCAGAAAGATCGTTGATGGTTTCTGCATACATCAGTAACACGTCTGCATATCTTAGAAGCGGGAAATTTTCGGGCCAGTCGTTGTAACTTGTCAAAGTTGTCAATCCAAAATCGACAAACTTTTTATAAAAAGGAATATTTGAAATAGTTGCCGGACTATAATTATTGAGCCAAGAGGTATCAATGGTTACATTAAACCGCAAATCGTTAGGATTATAAGCTTGTATTAAATCATTAGAGACTTGCACACTTGAATTGAAGAGAAGAGAAGAGACACTCACTAAGCTCGTATTTAACCCTGGAGGATAGTTTTGCGATGGATAGGTGCTTCCTTCTCCAAGTCCGCCGGAAACATATTGCACTTCAAAAATATTGTGCAGATTGTCGTTTTTGTATCCGAAAAGATTTGCGTAATTGGGCGTAAAAGTTAAATCGGCAGTAGAACCTTCATTATCTATGATTTGCTTTAGCAAAACTTGTGCACTATCTTCTTTATCCGCTTGATTTATTGGGTTTCCAACCATCGTAAGATAAACTTTAGCAAGTACACCTTTGACTGCCCATTTAGTAGCACGCCCTACGTCACTTCCAGTATAAACCGCAGGCAATGAATCTTGTATCGCATTCATTTCTGAGGTAATAAATTTATAAACTTCTGCTGGCGCAGATTGACCAATTTGAATACCTTCCGTTGGAGATATCACCTTCGTTACCAATGGTACATTTCCCCAGAGTCTCACTAATTGAAAATACGCATAGGCTCTCAAAAAGCGGGCTTCCGCTTTATATTGTGTTCTCAATGTTGCCGGGGTAATAGAGATATTGTCAATATTTTGGAGAACGGTATTGGCTCTATTGATAAGTTGATACAATGATTGCCAAGCAGTATACAGCGTTTGATCAGAAGAGTTATCTGAGAAATTTGAATAATCATACCAGTCTCTTTGTGCGCCGTCTGCAGTTACATAATAATTGGAGGATCTTATTTCTGATAAGTACCAATATATATCTACGGGCCAGTCTCTCAAACTAGCATATACACCTGTAACGGCTTGCTGAATATCTTGCTGTGATTTATAAAAACTACCTACAGTAATACTTGAAGTGGGTGTTTGATTTAAAAAATTTTTGCTACAAGAAGATAGGGAAATTATACCTATTAAAACTGGGAATATTATCTTTTTCATTTCGTTAAATTTCATTTGTTAAAAACCAATATTAATACCTACCAAGATTGATCTTGCATCAGGGTAAGCACCATAATCATAATTTGATCCCGTTACATTATTTTCCAATTCGGGGCTATAGCCACCATAATCGCTATTCTTGATATAAAAGAGATTTTCTCCGCTCACATAAATTCTTGCCGATGCAATCCCTTTGATAAGATTATGTGGAAGGTTGTAGCCGATAGTAATATTTTTAAATCTTGCATAAGTACCACTATACAACCATCTTGAATCATATAAACCACCCGTTGTACCATCGATTCTAGGCGTATATCCATCACCTGGATCCGTAGGAGAGCGCCAACGGTTTCTCCATCTTCCTAATGCATTCGTAGAGAATCCCATTCCAGGTCTATCTATTGCGCGTCCAATTAGATTGTAAACCATATTACCGCCAGAACCTTGAATAAGTAATGATAAATCGAATCCTTTAAAACTGAATGTATTATATACTCCCCAATTAAATTTCGGATCCGGCTGCCCCATATCCGTCCTATCATTCGCATCTATAACGCCATCTTTATTCACGTCTTTGTATTTTACATCTCCAACTTTGTTGGTTGACATATGAGGGCTATTGTTCAAATCGTTTTGATCTTTATACACGCCAATTGCATCATATAAATAATATTCTCCTATTGGCTTACCCACTTCATCTATCTGTGTTAGATTGCTGAAACCCGTATGAATAGGTGCATTTCCATTACCCAATGCTAAAATTTTATTTTGGTTTACACTAAAGTTTAAACTGGTTCCCCATTGAAACCTGCCAGTAAGGTTTCTGGTATTCAACAAAAACTCCCAGCCTTTATTGGATAAATTACCAATATTTTCATAGCCACTTGCAAAACCTGTTGATAATGCAAAAGGCACATTTAACAACATATCTGTTGTTTTTTTGTTGTAATAATCTACTGTTCCGGTAATTCTGTCTTTTATAATTCCAAAATCTAACCCAAAATCACCTGATCTTGTTTTTTCCCAATGCAAATTGGCGTTGGAAATAGAGCTTGGCACATATCCGTTAATTAATGAGTTATTAAAAGAATAGTTTGAAGAGGCTATTCCACCGTAGGCCAAATAATCGGGAATACCGTTGTTGCCATTTTCGCCAAGACTATACCTCAATTTGAATTGAGAAAGCCAAGAAATATTCTTCATAAATGATTCATTCGCAACATTCCACCCCAAACCAACAGATGGAAAATCGCCCCATTTGTTATTCGCGCCAAAAATAGAAGAACCATCCCTTCTAAAACTTGCACTCAACAAGTATTTATCATCGTAGCTATATTGAACTCTCGATAAATAAGATAGCAAAGTCCTTTTTAGTTCGGTTTGTGTAGCCGCAGTAATGGTAGAGGTAGCATTACTTATCGTGGTAAGATCATCATTTGCAAACTTATTGGCACTCAGGGATGTATTCGCATTTATAGTTTCTTCAGCAGTATAACCAACAATTGCATTTATTCTACTTTTTCCAAATGAACGGTTGTAACTTAATATAGATTCAAAAAGATAGTATTGACTATTAGCAGTCGCATATGTGCCACTACTTGAAGAACCCGGCAATTGATTTAATCCAATTGAAGGATGATATGTTTTATGATTTTCTTGACTACTATTCCATCCACCCGTAACTTTAAAATTTAATCCATTCATTATGTCTGCACTTAAGTATAAGTTAGACAATAATCTTTGTAAGTTGACATTATTGGTTGTCGCTTTCTGATAAGCAATAGGGCTTTGGGTTGAACCACCCCAATAATAAGGTCCATAAGGGGCAACACCACTATTGATTCCTGCATCTTTTTCTACTACCGGCACCATGGAAAGTACGTGGTGCGATTGCGCATCTTTACCATCAACATTTCCTCCATTTGACATTGAATAAGATGGTGCTAAATCTAATCCTAGTTTTAAGAAGGAAGTAAGTTGTGCTTGAAAATTTGCACGTAAAGAAAAACGCTTATACCCGGTATATGCACCAATACCATTTTGCCCCAAATAACCTCCGGATATTCTATAAGTGATTTTTCCTGTTCCTCCTGAAGCAGCCAATTCATAATTCACCATTGGCGCATTTTGATAAAATGCATCTTGCCAGTCTACATAACTCAAACTATCTGTTCCATAAGCCCATCTGGAATCGGGTATGTAAGTAGAATTACGCGCAGTGCTTCCTAAATTCGCCTCTCTTACACTAATGGGGTCTGTTGCGCTCCAGGTTTTTCCAAGTTGCAACCCTCTTTTTACGTAATTTGAATCTTCTATTTGTGTCGCCAAATCTATAAATTCTGGACCCGAAAGTAAATCCATCTTTTTTGCTAAGCTTTGCGTCGTATAGGTTGTATTAAAAGTAAATCTGGTTTTGCCGGCTTGTCCAGCTTTTGTAGTAATTAAAACGACACCATTGGTCGCTCTCGAACCATAAATGGCCGTAGAAGCGGCATCCTTCAACACACTGATAGATGCTATATCATCTGGATTGATATCATTCAAATCAGTAACAGGAACTCCATCAACAACATACAAAGGATCATTACTACCATTTACCGATGCAGAACCCCTTACACGGATTTGCAATGCAGCACCAGGTTGACCAGTAGTGGCTCTAACTTGTACACCAGCCATATGACCTTGCATTGCTTGCTCAATACGTGTAATGGGCCTATCTGCTATTTCCTTTGAAGTAATTTCCGAAACAGCTCCGGTTAAATCTTTTTTATTTTGAGAGCCATAGCCGATTACAACAACATCGCTTAATGACTTTGTATCAGGTGCCAAATAAATCTGATTAAGATTCATATTCTCATTAAGGCTTATGCGCTTTACAATGTACCCCAAATAAGAAAAAACGAGAATAGCATGTTCATTTGAAGGATGAAAACTAAACTTACCCAAAGGGTCAGTAGTAGTGCCATGGTTGGTTCCTTGTTCCAGTACAGAAACACCATTCAGAGGAAGATGGGTGATAGAGTCTTTTACAAACCCTGAAATGGTTTTTATTTGCTGTGCAAATATTTTGAGC
The Arachidicoccus soli DNA segment above includes these coding regions:
- a CDS encoding DUF4450 domain-containing protein; the encoded protein is MKCNNKYRIQIWPLFLVVLLLINCKSYAQGVQNKVGNTNNIRILRYHPEGNDFVIVNGDKRYNRALYGTHSAFRVEGGDLPEFALFMPGIGGDMKLGVMTSAGSKWFNDFDTIEMRYRPGTILYRLKDKSIGNAEIHLQLLAMNDRDGMLLKVQIFNMKKEISLICVYGGASGMHPSRNGDIGADPSSDFFLTAKHSEGNKYTIEKYGFSLFFNDKKGDITLTGIVPSFLSSKIGDANALNSPNEIWHSKKNNLTPVFVSKNKLEDNTPLYFSVYRKDSSDKMTYQRLPKVFDNTCKYFQAIADRVKIETPDPYLNTLGGDISIAGDGIWESPAYMHGAVAWRMWLNGWRGLYVADDLGWHDRAKTEFCAYNKMQLTAPDTAITFPDPNFNLARQKEKIGVGIYNEGYITRLPKGKLVANHYDMNLVYIDEMLRHFQWTGDTAFLRKCWPVIKRNIDWEKRNFDQDNNGLFDAYACIWASDALQYSGGDVAHSSAYNYYANKEAAVIAKTLGYEPQPFLVEAAKIKAAMNRILWMPDRGWYAEYKDRLGLQLLHKDAALWTIYHSIDSDVPDGFQAYQMLRYVDTHIPHIPIKCPGLKGNYYMLSTTDWMPYVWSLNNVVMAEMSHTALAYWQGGRNEEAFRLFKSMIVESMYLGSSPGNFEQISYYDKNRGELFRDFADPIGISSRALVEGLYGIRPNALMDTLTIVPGFPASWKKAAINLPDINYTFNREDNIDDYEIYTSFKKEMNLKFLVNAKAANVSAVEVNGKNISWKNNFNAIGKPQIELLLPTQKTYSIKIKWGYLAQTRAVYDSNAAVNNKFVVLFPKAKIISLNDPQKILSDIQITDNHLTAITNGSCQWHSFFVQIQQGQFCWWVPINIELIKPIQIVGAYDRGKNGISLKIKNNNSGINVDNFTISVNDYQKKIIASIPPKHSSDEIFIPAKYLFFGTNKISVQINNRKVDTLITYWNVEDKEEDLKTRPSAYKYEAVNIWGFYNDKVTNIFKNKYMAPRPSSPTLQLPVQGVGNWCSPLVLPDINDEGLRKNAKNNYFKLQNGLPFFTPANIGSSNILFTSQWNNYPKSATIPLSGNACHAYFLMAGSTNAMQTRMINGEIIIHYKDNTSDTLLLKNPDNWCPIEQDYTFDNAAFPIHAPQPYRLYLQSGKVAKRSDRYINIGGLTTVGIQGGAATILDMPLEGNKCLQSLELKTIANDVVIGLMSVTLVREKQ
- a CDS encoding rhamnogalacturonan acetylesterase; the protein is MMRTKIKYQALLITLLLMSFSFAGKKKIRIFMAGDSTMQNYNINKTPQRGWGQMLPSFFNKDVTIFNEARGGRSTKSFIKEGLWQKLLDAVQKDDWVFIEFGHNDQDKRKPERYTPPENYKRNLEKMVKDVLAKGAHPILLTPIAMRSFKPDGKYYDGHGIYPEKVKEVAKELNVPLIDLDKSYGEVVSNLGSEKSKALFMNFGPNIYKAFPNGDKDNTHQREAGATEIAKLAVQGIKDNNIKPLIENLK
- a CDS encoding SusC/RagA family TonB-linked outer membrane protein: MQVKSLKRTRCKLLISFFLCTFSLKIFAQQIKTISGFVKDSITHLPLNGVSVLEQGTNHGTTTDPLGKFSFHPSNEHAILVFSYLGYIVKRISLNENMNLNQIYLAPDTKSLSDVVVIGYGSQNKKDLTGAVSEITSKEIADRPITRIEQAMQGHMAGVQVRATTGQPGAALQIRVRGSASVNGSNDPLYVVDGVPVTDLNDINPDDIASISVLKDAASTAIYGSRATNGVVLITTKAGQAGKTRFTFNTTYTTQSLAKKMDLLSGPEFIDLATQIEDSNYVKRGLQLGKTWSATDPISVREANLGSTARNSTYIPDSRWAYGTDSLSYVDWQDAFYQNAPMVNYELAASGGTGKITYRISGGYLGQNGIGAYTGYKRFSLRANFQAQLTSFLKLGLDLAPSYSMSNGGNVDGKDAQSHHVLSMVPVVEKDAGINSGVAPYGPYYWGGSTQSPIAYQKATTNNVNLQRLLSNLYLSADIMNGLNFKVTGGWNSSQENHKTYHPSIGLNQLPGSSSSGTYATANSQYYLFESILSYNRSFGKSRINAIVGYTAEETINANTSLSANKFANDDLTTISNATSTITAATQTELKRTLLSYLSRVQYSYDDKYLLSASFRRDGSSIFGANNKWGDFPSVGLGWNVANESFMKNISWLSQFKLRYSLGENGNNGIPDYLAYGGIASSNYSFNNSLINGYVPSSISNANLHWEKTRSGDFGLDFGIIKDRITGTVDYYNKKTTDMLLNVPFALSTGFASGYENIGNLSNKGWEFLLNTRNLTGRFQWGTSLNFSVNQNKILALGNGNAPIHTGFSNLTQIDEVGKPIGEYYLYDAIGVYKDQNDLNNSPHMSTNKVGDVKYKDVNKDGVIDANDRTDMGQPDPKFNWGVYNTFSFKGFDLSLLIQGSGGNMVYNLIGRAIDRPGMGFSTNALGRWRNRWRSPTDPGDGYTPRIDGTTGGLYDSRWLYSGTYARFKNITIGYNLPHNLIKGIASARIYVSGENLFYIKNSDYGGYSPELENNVTGSNYDYGAYPDARSILVGINIGF
- a CDS encoding RagB/SusD family nutrient uptake outer membrane protein produces the protein MKKIIFPVLIGIISLSSCSKNFLNQTPTSSITVGSFYKSQQDIQQAVTGVYASLRDWPVDIYWYLSEIRSSNYYVTADGAQRDWYDYSNFSDNSSDQTLYTAWQSLYQLINRANTVLQNIDNISITPATLRTQYKAEARFLRAYAYFQLVRLWGNVPLVTKVISPTEGIQIGQSAPAEVYKFITSEMNAIQDSLPAVYTGSDVGRATKWAVKGVLAKVYLTMVGNPINQADKEDSAQVLLKQIIDNEGSTADLTFTPNYANLFGYKNDNLHNIFEVQYVSGGLGEGSTYPSQNYPPGLNTSLVSVSSLLFNSSVQVSNDLIQAYNPNDLRFNVTIDTSWLNNYSPATISNIPFYKKFVDFGLTTLTSYNDWPENFPLLRYADVLLMYAETINDLSGGPTATATAILNRIRTRAGLPPIAPASKSDFALALENEYRLEFADEGQYWFYLLRTNRAIPVMNAWFAATGQNKTIDAHNLLYPIPQTQIDIYPGLYTQNNGY
- a CDS encoding arylsulfatase, with the protein product MIKISAIILTSFLLGFVSNATKAQASRETKPNIIFILADDMGYGDAGCYGQKLIQTPNIDKLAKEGMLFTQFYAGTAVCSPSRSSFMTGTHTGHTPVRGNISVKPEGQWPLPDTTISIARLLQEAGYVTGAFGKWGLGGINTSGDPLKQGFDVFFGYNSQTLAHNYYPDHLWENDTRINYNNTPQHQVYYSAEIIQQQALEFIDKYKNKPFFLYLPYTLPHAALQVPDDSIFEYYKRQFKEKPIAVPKVWNGKKLQPQAYPHAAYATMVSRLDLYVGQIIERLKALGLNNNTIVIFTSDNGPHAEGGNDPYFFNSNGSLRGIKRDVYEGGIREPMIAYWPGKIKAGSVSNYIGAFWDFVPTFAAIAHVQAPNYSDGLSILPTLLSSENQKQHKYLYWEFHEQGGKQAVRMRDWKAVRLNVMNDKNAPIELYNLKIDPRETNNIAKSHPEIVDKMKKIMATAHIKSQAFPFGEVDANK